Genomic DNA from Acidobacteriota bacterium:
AACCCTCCAGCACCGCCACCAGCAGCAGAGGTGCCAGCAGGGCCGCCCACCGCAGCCAGTGAAAGATACCGTTGATCTCCTCCGGCAGCTCGGGAGTGGGCTTGCCGTTCCGATCCTCGTCGGAGGCGTGTTGGCGGGGAGGCTGGTCGGTGCGGCTCACGGTCGGATCTTGGCTGTACTTTCGGGCTGGGGCCCAGGGCTAGGCGTTGATGCTTTGGGTTGGGGCTGTGCGTTGGGAGAGGGCTCTCTCCGGGGGGCGGATGACTCTAGCCCGCCGGCTCTTCGACGACCTCGCCCTCGGGTTCCGTCTCGAGGGCGGCGGGGTCGACGCCGAAGGCTCGCAACGCGGTGGCTTCATCCGGGGCGACATCCATCAGGGGCAGGATCTGGCTCAGCCGTAGCACCCGTTCGACCTTCTCGGCCATGGGGGTCGCCTTGATCGCCACCCCCAGCGCCTGGGCAGATCGCAGGCCGTCCACCAGCTCACCGATGCCGGAGCTGTCGATGTAAGACACTTCCTTCAGGTCGAGGAGGATCTTCTGCCAATCGCCCTCCAGCAGCTCATGGAGCACACGGTGCAGGGCTTCATCTCCGACTCCTGCCACCAGACGCCCTTTGGGAGCGACGATGGCGACATCTTGAACTTTTCTCAGGTGGATTTGCATGATGGGCAGAGCATAGCAGGCCGGTGAGGGCTGCGGGCAGTCTCGATGAGCGGAGGGTTGGAGGCGGTCGAGGGAGCCGGGAGACCGGCCTGTGCAGGGGGAACTCTTCGTCGACAGAATCGCCGGTAAGGGGGGTGGACCTTGTTAGACTGCCGCTGAGATGACCAGCAAATCCACTCCGCCGCCGATCTCCGAGCTGCCCGAGGTGCTGCCCCTCTTTCCCCTCACCGGCACGCTTCTGTTGCCGGGGAATTGGCTGCCTCTCAACGTCTTCGAGCCGCGCTACCGGAATCTGGTGCAGGACGCCCTGGACGGCGAGGGTTATATCGGCATGATCCAGCCGCTGGTGCCGCGCCAGGACAACCGGCCTCTCCCCGGCGCCGAGAAGGACGTGCCGGAGCTTTATGGCGTCGGCTGTGCCGGCCGCATCGAGGAGTGCCAGGAGACCCCCGACGGCCGCTTCCTGGTGGCCCTCATGGGAGTCCACCGCTTCCGCATTCGCGAGGAGATGCCGCTCTTCGAGCGCGGCTATCGGAGGGTGGCGGTGGACTACGCCGACTTCGACGACGAGCCCGCGGAGACTCCTGCCCAGCCACCGTCGGAGGAGCTTTTGGAAGCGGTGAAGGTCTTCGCCCAGGCGCAGCAGCTGAACCTCGACATGGAGCGCCTGAGCGTCCTGCCGGAGCCGCTGCTGGTCAACGGGCTGGCGGTGGCCCTCCCCTTCGCGCCGGCGGAGAAGCAGGCCCTCTTGGAGGCCGGTGCCGAGGATCGCCGGGGAATCCTCCTCACCCTCCTGCGCATGGCCGAGGATCCCACCCAGACCGCCTCGGTGGAAGAGCCTCCGGTCACCAACTGATCCTGCTCTCAGGTCGAGGAAGCCGCCGGCAGGAGCGCCTGCACCTGAGGCCAGTGCTGGTCCCGAATCCGCCGCCACTCCATCTTGGACCAAGGGCTCCAGCGGTCCGGATGCTCTTCTAGCTCCCGATCCACTTCTTCCGGGCTCATCCAGCTCCAGTCGGCGATTTCGGTGGGGTTGATGCGCGGCTCGCCGGTGGCGTGGCCGGCGAAGACCCAGCACAGCTCGTGCTCCGAGCCGCTCTCGTCATAGCGGGCCTGATACTCGAATTTGTACAGGAAGACCGCGTTCGACTCCATGCCCAGCTCTTCCTTCAGGCGCCGCCGCACCGCCGACTCCACCTCCTCGCCGCGGCGGGGATGGGAGCAACAGCTGTTGGACCAGATCAGCGGCCAGAGGGGCTTGCCCGCCGCCCGCTGGTGCATCAGCACGCGGCCCTGGTCGTCGAAGAGAAAGACGGAAAACGCGCGGTGCAACACGCCCTCCCCGACGTGAGCCTCGGCTTTGGGCAGGTGCCC
This window encodes:
- the idi gene encoding isopentenyl-diphosphate Delta-isomerase, which translates into the protein MSKISSAPPVEPSAEVTAEAAGRRVSFDDEPLILVDGEDRVVGHLPKAEAHVGEGVLHRAFSVFLFDDQGRVLMHQRAAGKPLWPLIWSNSCCSHPRRGEEVESAVRRRLKEELGMESNAVFLYKFEYQARYDESGSEHELCWVFAGHATGEPRINPTEIADWSWMSPEEVDRELEEHPDRWSPWSKMEWRRIRDQHWPQVQALLPAASST
- a CDS encoding STAS domain-containing protein — protein: MQIHLRKVQDVAIVAPKGRLVAGVGDEALHRVLHELLEGDWQKILLDLKEVSYIDSSGIGELVDGLRSAQALGVAIKATPMAEKVERVLRLSQILPLMDVAPDEATALRAFGVDPAALETEPEGEVVEEPAG
- a CDS encoding LON peptidase substrate-binding domain-containing protein; this encodes MTSKSTPPPISELPEVLPLFPLTGTLLLPGNWLPLNVFEPRYRNLVQDALDGEGYIGMIQPLVPRQDNRPLPGAEKDVPELYGVGCAGRIEECQETPDGRFLVALMGVHRFRIREEMPLFERGYRRVAVDYADFDDEPAETPAQPPSEELLEAVKVFAQAQQLNLDMERLSVLPEPLLVNGLAVALPFAPAEKQALLEAGAEDRRGILLTLLRMAEDPTQTASVEEPPVTN